Proteins encoded within one genomic window of Pseudorasbora parva isolate DD20220531a chromosome 3, ASM2467924v1, whole genome shotgun sequence:
- the cds1 gene encoding phosphatidate cytidylyltransferase 1 — protein sequence MTELRRRGGGGDPDSTENISDKEADGDDRLAFPGEGEMEGDSKAETPDMPPTTDNTPQCLNKALEGLSSRWKNWWIRGILSLTMIIGFFLIIYLGPIMLIFVVMGVQIKCFHEIITIGYRVYHSYELPWFRTLSWYFLICVNYFFYGETVADYFGALVQREEPLQFLVRYHRFISFALYLAGFCMFVLSLVKKHYRLQFYMFAWTHVTLLIVVTQSHLVIQNLFEGMIWFIVPISIVICNDIMAYLFGFFFGRTPLIKLSPKKTWEGFIGGFFATVVLSFFFAYLLSQYQYFVCPVEYNSETNRFAVECEPSNLFMIQEYTLPAVVQNAVRWKTVNLYPFQIHSIALSTFASLIGPFGGFFASGFKRAFKIKDFADTIPGHGGIMDRFDCQYLMATFVHVYIASFIRGPNPSKVLQQLLILQPEQQLSIFNTLRNHLRDSGMLPPAVEEAQ from the exons GAGGCAGATGGAGACGACAGGCTTGCTTTTCCCGGTGAAGGAGAAATGGAGGGTGACTCCAAAGCGGAAACACCTGACATGCCACCTACCACAGATAACACTCCACAGTGTCTCAACAAAGCCCTGGAGGGCTTGTCATCTAG GTGGAAGAACTGGTGGATAAGAGGCATACTGTCATTGACAATGATCATTGGCTTCTTCCTCATCATCTATTTGGGACCCATTATGCTTATATTTGTG gttaTGGGTGTTCAAATCAAGTGTTTTCATGAAATTATAACCATTGGCTACAGAGTTTACCATTCCTATGAACTGCCGTGGTTCAGGACTCTTAGCTG GTACTTCTTGATTTGTGTCAACTACTTCTTTTATGGAGAGACAGTGGCTGATTATTTTGGTGCACTCGTCCAAAGGGAGGAACCTTTGCAATTCCTTGTGCGTTATCATCGGTTTATTTCTTTTGCACTGTATTTGGCAG GTTTCTGCATGTTTGTACTGAGTTTAGTGAAGAAGCATTACCGCCTGCAGTTTTATATG TTTGCTTGGACCCATGTGACCTTGTTGATTGTGGTGACTCAGTCACATCTGGTTATTCAGAACCTGTTTGAAGGAATGATCTG GTTTATTGTTCCCATCTCTATTGTGATCTGTAATGACATCATGGCATACCTGTTTGGCTTCTTTTTTGGAAGAACACCGCTGATAAAG CTCTCCCCGAAGAAGACCTGGGAAGGATTCATTGGGGGATTCTTTGCAACGGTGGTCTTAAGTTTCTTT TTTGCCTACCTGTTATCCCAGTACCAGTACTTTGTTTGTCCAGTGGAATACAACAGCGAGACAAACCGCTTTGCAGTAGAGTGTGAGCCCTCAAATCTGTTCATGATCCAGGAATACACACTTCCTGCAGTGGTGCAGAATGCAGTTAGATGG AAAACGGTGAACCTTTACCCATTTCAGATCCACAGTATTGCACTCTCTACATTCGCCTCTCTGATAGGACCATTTGGTGGATTCTTTGCCAGTGGTTTCAAACGAGCTTTCAAGATCAAA GACTTTGCAGACACCATTCCTGGTCATGGTGGAATAATGGATCGTTTTGACTGTCAGTATCTGATGGCGACGTTCGTTCATGTTTACATAGCGAGTTTTATCAG GGGGCCAAACCCCAGTAAGGTCTTACAGCAGTTGCTCATCCTGCAACCAGAACAGCAACTCAGCATCTTCAACACGCTGCGCAATCACCTGAGAGATAGTGGCATGCTGCCCCCTGCTGTGGAGGAAGCCCAATGA